One genomic region from Pyxicephalus adspersus chromosome 1, UCB_Pads_2.0, whole genome shotgun sequence encodes:
- the LOC140321759 gene encoding olfactory receptor 52N4-like, with translation MSVNTTDLRFVTFTLLGVPGLESFHSVISAPLFIMFICSVIGNPLIVYIILSDRGLHAPMYVFLSMLAITDFMLSLCVAPQMLAIFWLNSQIVHFSRCVIQMFFVHFLSYMETGVLVAMAFDRYIAIRQPLRYSTILTGPVITRIGLVLVARGVFVVTPCVYLVARLPYCGHEVINNSYCDHMTIAKASCGNFTINSIYGLTQLILAFAFDVSAITFSYIFIIKAVLKLQSKEARSKAFGTCSSHVCVISFFYIPVAFTVFAYRFGKHIPPCIHSLFSLAYLQMPPMMNPLVYGFRTKQIRDQVLKMFHKGKN, from the coding sequence ATGTCTGTAAACACGACAGATTTGAGATTTGTGACATTTACCCTCCTCGGAGTTCCTGGTCTTGAAAGCTTTCATTCCGTCATCTCGGCACCATTGTTCATCATGTTTATATGTTCTGTGATAGGAAACCCtcttattgtatatataattctCTCTGATCGTGGTCTCCATGCTCCCATGTATGTGTTCCTGTCAATGTTGGCCATCACAGACTTCATGCTCTCTCTTTGTGTAGCTCCACAGATGTTGGCCATCTTTTGGCTGAACTCTCAGATTGTGCATTTTAGTAGATGTGTCATCCAGATGTTTTTTGTCCATTTTCTCAGCTATATGGAGACGGGAGTCCTGGTGGCCATGGCGTTTGATCGTTACATTGCAATACGCCAACCACTAAGATACTCCACCATTCTTACCGGCCCAGTGATCACCCGAATAGGCTTAGTTCTGGTTGCACGAGGGGTGTTTGTGGTCACTCCTTGTGTCTATCTAGTGGCCCGGTTACCTTACTGTGGACATGAAGTGATAAATAATTCTTACTGTGATCACATGACCATAGCAAAGGCCTCATGTGGCAACTTCACCATCAATAGCATCTACGGCCTTACTCAATTGATCCTGGCATTTGCGTTTGATGTTTCTGCTATAACATTTTCTTATATCTTCATTATTAAAGCTGTGCTAAAACTGCAATCCAAAGAGGCCCGGTCTAAGGCATTTGGCACGTGTTCCTCCCATGTGTGTGTCATCTCATTCTTTTATATCCCTGTTGCCTTTACAGTTTTTGCCTACAGGTTTGGGAAACACATCCCCCCATGTATTCACTCTCTTTTTTCACTCGCCTACCTCCAAATGCCTCCAATGATGAACCCACTGGTGTATGGGTTTAGAACCAAGCAAATCCGGGATCAAGTATTGAAAATGTTCCACAAGGGGAAAAACTGA